A single genomic interval of Polyangium spumosum harbors:
- a CDS encoding protein kinase domain-containing protein, whose product MPESPPKDRMSIDELEISDAEIASFRDAPPPPPPPARPALTPASLPVVPRTAYAVSGVFAEGGIGRILKAQDTRLKRTVAIKELLSTNEGEAERFVREAIITARLQHPSIVPVHEAGRWPTGEPFFAMKLISGKPLGEVMDEARTLEERLALLPHLLAVADAMAYAHSQRIVHRDLKPANVLVGRFGETVVIDWGLAKDLNDDLSEPLSGKPRPAVSGEKSVSAHLTSVGAIMGTPAYMPPEQASAKPVDERADVYAIGALLYRALSGVAPYDVPGGDVIDVAIKVLEAPPVPLAERQKGLPEDLLAIVEKAMAREAAQRYPTAKELADDLRRFQMGQFVAAHTYSKGEIVRRFIQRRRTPLLVGLAGVVALTVVGVLSLHRIIQERNRALANEIEAQRQEAEAQAQRLEAQQKQAEATKRADELTISQARGLMDRDPSQAIAWLKTLSPKSPRFSAARTLAADALSRGIGRVFRGHAGGINAVAFAPDGRTLATGSDDRTVRIWDVEAGTHEALSGHGDEVWAVAHSPDGKLLATGGKDKSVRLWDLAAGTSRVLSGHEQWVTSIRFSPDGQWITSQGFDDGVFLWNVASGTGKRVAVNNGVEMSRGAVFSGDSRVLVLVEKGKLVVWDLATDTSRSFSGQTSVCTSIAVSSDGASVITGGADGSVRLWSTSKGALRTFPGHTKEVTALAFLPNGAAFVSGSKDRAVRHADLSNGATRLLGQYGGEIKTLAVSPDGSRVAAVGQDKNVVLWDIANGQRRTLGGFQDWLGLHGVAFSPDGKRLAAAGFDQTMRVWELGAQVDRVAGEHDGAATSASFLPDGKRVVSAGNDGTIRLFDLTSGAPRVVDRHGGKVSDLRVFPDGNAVASAGEDGAVRITSLAGSGEAPRVWRGHAGRVARIAISPDGKRLASGGADRKVRLWDVATGEAEVLYEHDKPVEALAFSPDGAALATGGADRSVRIYRFATKEAKTLGTYERPVRAVAFSPDGKTLASGSADHTIGLWDLATEKGRVIDASGNGVTQIVFFPDGATFASLGSEPSVRLWETATGKGRDILRGHGKTVESVSISPDGKRIASASLDGTVRIWDLQSHEDRPLVGHAGGVSSVTFAPDGRTLVTTGQDGTVRLWGDDLPADEAGLRAWLDAATKDVVHLDERPASAEPAR is encoded by the coding sequence GTGCCCGAGAGCCCTCCCAAAGACAGGATGTCGATCGACGAGCTCGAGATCTCGGACGCGGAGATCGCATCCTTCCGCGACGCGCCACCTCCGCCGCCACCTCCGGCGCGCCCCGCGCTCACCCCCGCCTCGCTCCCCGTCGTCCCGCGCACGGCGTACGCGGTGAGCGGCGTCTTCGCCGAGGGCGGGATCGGCCGCATCCTGAAAGCTCAGGACACCCGGCTCAAGCGTACCGTGGCCATCAAGGAGCTGCTCTCCACGAACGAGGGCGAGGCCGAGCGGTTCGTGCGCGAGGCGATCATCACGGCGCGCCTCCAGCACCCCTCGATCGTCCCCGTGCACGAGGCTGGGCGCTGGCCGACGGGCGAGCCCTTCTTCGCGATGAAGCTCATCTCGGGCAAGCCGCTCGGCGAGGTGATGGACGAGGCCCGCACGCTCGAAGAGCGCCTCGCCCTGCTCCCGCACCTGCTCGCCGTCGCCGACGCGATGGCCTATGCCCACAGCCAGAGGATCGTCCATCGCGACCTCAAGCCCGCCAATGTCCTCGTGGGTCGGTTCGGCGAGACCGTCGTCATCGATTGGGGCCTCGCCAAGGACCTGAACGACGACCTCTCCGAGCCCCTCTCGGGCAAACCCCGGCCCGCCGTCTCGGGCGAAAAATCGGTCAGCGCCCATTTGACCTCGGTCGGCGCCATCATGGGCACGCCCGCGTACATGCCCCCCGAGCAGGCCTCGGCGAAGCCCGTGGACGAGCGCGCCGACGTGTATGCGATCGGCGCGCTGCTCTACCGCGCGCTCTCCGGCGTGGCCCCGTACGACGTCCCGGGCGGCGACGTGATCGACGTCGCCATCAAGGTCCTCGAAGCGCCGCCCGTGCCGCTCGCCGAGCGGCAAAAGGGGCTCCCCGAGGATCTCCTGGCCATCGTGGAGAAAGCCATGGCCCGCGAGGCGGCCCAACGGTATCCGACGGCCAAGGAGCTCGCGGACGACCTGCGCCGCTTTCAGATGGGCCAGTTCGTCGCGGCACACACGTATTCGAAGGGCGAGATCGTCCGACGCTTCATTCAGCGCCGCCGGACGCCGCTGCTCGTGGGCCTCGCCGGCGTCGTGGCCCTCACGGTCGTCGGCGTGCTCAGCCTGCATCGAATCATCCAGGAGCGGAACCGGGCGCTGGCGAACGAAATCGAGGCGCAGCGGCAGGAGGCCGAGGCCCAGGCGCAACGCCTCGAAGCCCAGCAGAAGCAGGCCGAGGCCACGAAGCGCGCCGACGAGCTCACGATCTCGCAGGCCCGCGGCCTCATGGACCGGGACCCGAGCCAGGCCATCGCGTGGCTGAAGACGCTCTCGCCGAAGAGCCCGCGTTTCTCGGCGGCGCGCACGCTCGCGGCCGACGCGCTCTCGCGGGGCATCGGCCGGGTCTTTCGGGGGCACGCCGGCGGCATCAACGCCGTCGCATTCGCGCCCGACGGTCGCACCCTCGCCACGGGGAGCGACGACCGCACCGTGCGCATCTGGGACGTCGAAGCGGGCACACACGAGGCCCTCTCGGGGCACGGCGACGAGGTCTGGGCCGTGGCGCATTCGCCCGACGGAAAGCTCCTCGCCACGGGCGGCAAGGACAAATCCGTGCGGCTCTGGGACCTCGCCGCGGGCACCTCGCGCGTGCTCTCGGGCCACGAGCAATGGGTGACCAGCATCCGGTTCTCGCCGGACGGGCAATGGATCACCTCGCAGGGCTTCGACGACGGCGTCTTTCTCTGGAACGTCGCCTCCGGGACGGGCAAACGCGTCGCGGTGAACAACGGCGTCGAGATGAGCCGCGGCGCGGTCTTCTCCGGCGACAGCCGCGTGCTCGTCCTCGTCGAGAAGGGCAAGCTCGTCGTCTGGGACCTCGCGACCGACACGAGCCGCAGCTTTTCGGGACAAACCTCGGTCTGCACGAGCATCGCCGTCTCGAGCGACGGGGCGTCCGTGATCACGGGCGGCGCCGACGGCTCGGTGCGGCTCTGGAGCACCTCGAAAGGCGCGCTGCGCACGTTCCCCGGGCACACGAAGGAGGTCACGGCCCTCGCCTTCTTGCCGAACGGCGCGGCGTTCGTCTCCGGCTCGAAGGACCGCGCGGTGCGCCACGCCGACCTCTCGAATGGCGCGACCCGGCTGCTCGGTCAATATGGCGGCGAGATCAAGACGCTCGCCGTCTCCCCCGACGGCAGCCGCGTCGCCGCGGTGGGGCAGGACAAGAACGTGGTCTTGTGGGACATCGCCAATGGGCAACGCCGGACGCTCGGCGGGTTCCAGGATTGGCTCGGGCTCCACGGCGTCGCCTTCTCGCCGGACGGCAAGCGCCTCGCCGCGGCGGGGTTCGACCAGACGATGCGGGTCTGGGAGCTCGGCGCGCAGGTCGATCGCGTGGCCGGCGAGCACGACGGCGCAGCGACGAGCGCGAGCTTCTTGCCCGACGGCAAGCGCGTCGTCTCGGCGGGCAACGACGGCACGATCCGCCTCTTCGACCTCACCTCCGGCGCGCCCCGCGTCGTCGATCGACATGGCGGCAAGGTGAGCGATCTGCGCGTCTTTCCGGACGGCAATGCCGTCGCCTCGGCGGGCGAGGACGGCGCCGTGCGTATCACCTCCCTCGCGGGCTCGGGCGAGGCGCCGCGGGTTTGGCGGGGCCACGCGGGGCGCGTCGCGCGGATCGCCATTTCACCGGACGGAAAGCGCCTCGCCTCGGGCGGCGCCGACAGGAAGGTCCGGCTCTGGGACGTCGCGACCGGCGAGGCCGAGGTCCTCTACGAGCACGACAAACCCGTCGAGGCGCTCGCCTTTTCGCCGGACGGCGCGGCGCTCGCGACGGGCGGCGCGGACAGGAGCGTGCGCATCTATCGGTTCGCGACGAAAGAAGCGAAGACGCTCGGCACCTACGAGCGCCCCGTCCGCGCCGTCGCGTTTTCGCCCGACGGAAAGACCCTCGCCTCGGGCAGCGCCGACCATACCATCGGCCTCTGGGACCTCGCGACCGAGAAGGGGCGGGTGATCGACGCGAGCGGCAATGGCGTCACGCAGATCGTGTTTTTCCCGGACGGCGCCACGTTCGCCTCGCTCGGCTCCGAGCCCTCCGTGCGGCTCTGGGAGACGGCGACCGGAAAGGGCCGGGACATCCTGCGCGGGCACGGGAAAACCGTGGAGAGCGTCTCGATCTCCCCCGACGGCAAGCGGATCGCCTCGGCGAGCCTCGACGGCACCGTCCGCATCTGGGACCTCCAGAGCCACGAGGATCGGCCGCTCGTGGGGCACGCGGGTGGCGTCTCCTCGGTCACCTTCGCGCCGGACGGCCGGACGCTCGTCACGACGGGCCAGGACGGGACGGTGCGGCTCTGGGGCGACGACCTGCCCGCGGACGAGGCCGGCCTGCGGGCCTGGCTCGACGCGGCGACGAAGGACGTCGTGCACCTCGACGAGCGCCCGGCGTCGGCCGAGCCTGCGCGCTGA
- a CDS encoding NfeD family protein yields the protein MNGGSWSRRRAWVFVLACWALLFGASARGQAERPIVYVAPIRGEIDNGLAPYVQRAVREAEQAGAAALVLPIDTFGGRVDAAVVIRDALLGAKVPTVAFISPRAISAGALIALAAEDIAMTTGATIGAAAPVLAGPQGQAAPAGEKATSYVRKEFRATAEARGREPLLFEAMVDEDVEVPDVVAKGKLLTLTTDEALALGAASYRAETLDEVLAERGLSDAEIRSLTPNWAEKLVRFSTSAAVSSLLLGLGMLGLFVEIRTPGFGAPGIVGLVCLALFFWSHAIIALVGWEELALVGGGIALLLLEIFVIPGFGLAGVLGVAALLAGLGMSFVGAGVTTAGIVSAAAQVAVALAVTLVGAALLLRFLPRLPFGRRLVLETGHPDHALPFEPSPLDAILPGDLGKAASPLRPSGVAEITGARVDAISEGEFIPAGTALEVLRVERSHVVVRRAFEKEKG from the coding sequence GTGAATGGCGGCTCGTGGTCTCGACGTCGCGCCTGGGTCTTCGTGCTCGCTTGCTGGGCGCTCCTGTTCGGCGCGTCCGCGCGTGGGCAGGCGGAGAGGCCCATCGTGTACGTCGCGCCCATTCGTGGCGAGATCGACAATGGCCTCGCGCCCTACGTGCAGCGCGCCGTGCGTGAAGCCGAGCAGGCCGGCGCCGCCGCGCTCGTCTTGCCGATCGACACCTTCGGCGGGCGCGTGGACGCGGCCGTCGTCATTCGAGACGCCCTGCTCGGCGCGAAGGTCCCGACCGTCGCCTTCATCTCGCCGCGGGCGATCTCTGCGGGCGCGCTCATCGCGCTCGCGGCCGAGGACATCGCCATGACCACGGGCGCGACGATCGGGGCCGCGGCGCCCGTGCTCGCCGGTCCCCAGGGGCAAGCCGCGCCCGCCGGCGAGAAGGCGACCTCGTACGTACGCAAAGAGTTCCGCGCGACCGCGGAGGCGCGCGGCCGGGAGCCATTGCTCTTCGAGGCCATGGTCGACGAGGACGTCGAGGTCCCGGACGTCGTCGCGAAAGGCAAGCTGCTCACCCTGACGACCGACGAGGCGCTCGCGCTCGGCGCCGCCAGTTATCGCGCCGAGACCCTCGACGAGGTCCTGGCCGAACGAGGTTTGTCCGACGCGGAGATTCGTTCGCTCACCCCGAACTGGGCGGAGAAGCTCGTCCGGTTCTCGACCTCGGCCGCCGTCAGCTCGCTCCTGCTCGGGCTCGGCATGCTGGGGCTCTTCGTGGAGATCCGCACCCCGGGGTTTGGCGCGCCAGGCATCGTCGGGCTCGTTTGCCTCGCCCTGTTTTTCTGGTCGCACGCGATCATCGCGCTCGTGGGCTGGGAGGAGCTCGCGCTCGTGGGCGGCGGGATCGCGCTCCTCTTGCTGGAGATCTTCGTGATCCCCGGGTTTGGCCTGGCAGGCGTCCTCGGCGTGGCGGCCTTGCTCGCGGGGCTCGGGATGAGCTTCGTCGGCGCGGGCGTGACCACGGCGGGTATCGTCTCGGCCGCCGCGCAGGTCGCCGTCGCGCTCGCCGTCACGCTCGTCGGGGCCGCGCTCCTCTTGCGGTTCCTCCCGCGATTGCCGTTCGGTCGGCGGCTCGTCCTCGAGACGGGGCACCCGGATCACGCGCTCCCCTTCGAGCCCTCGCCCCTCGACGCGATCCTGCCCGGCGACCTCGGCAAGGCGGCCTCGCCGCTGCGCCCCTCGGGCGTCGCGGAGATCACGGGCGCGCGGGTCGATGCGATCTCCGAGGGTGAATTCATTCCGGCCGGCACGGCGCTCGAAGTCCTCCGCGTGGAGCGGAGCCACGTCGTCGTCCGCCGCGCTTTCGAGAAAGAAAAGGGGTGA
- the floA gene encoding flotillin-like protein FloA (flotillin-like protein involved in membrane lipid rafts) — MFGVELGIIGIVALVLVGLFVVLYLVPVPLWIAAWASGAYVGLSSLVGMRFRRVPPGTVVNARISAVKAGLDVSTNDLEAHYLAGGHVERVVNALISADKANIQLPLKRAAAIDLAGRDVLEAVKMSVLPKVIETPRVAAVAKDGIQLIAIARVTVRANLDRLVGGAGEETIIARVGEGMVSTIGSAGSHKEVLENPDHISKNILARGLDAGTAFEILSIDIADVDVGANIGAKLQIDQANADKQIAQAKAEERRAMAVAQEQEMRALVVEAEADVPRAMAEAFRSGNLGIFDYHRMRNLEADTSMRHSVANDVSSDVRPAIGQTRR; from the coding sequence ATGTTCGGCGTGGAGCTCGGGATCATCGGGATCGTCGCCCTCGTGCTCGTGGGCCTGTTCGTCGTCCTCTATCTGGTCCCCGTGCCGCTCTGGATCGCGGCGTGGGCCTCGGGGGCGTACGTGGGTTTGTCGTCGCTCGTCGGCATGCGGTTCCGAAGGGTGCCGCCGGGCACCGTCGTCAATGCGCGGATCAGCGCGGTGAAGGCCGGGCTCGACGTGTCCACGAACGACCTCGAGGCGCATTACCTCGCGGGTGGCCATGTCGAGCGCGTGGTCAATGCCCTCATTTCGGCGGACAAGGCGAACATCCAGCTCCCGCTCAAGCGCGCCGCCGCGATCGACCTCGCCGGCCGGGACGTGCTCGAGGCCGTGAAGATGTCCGTATTGCCGAAGGTGATCGAGACGCCGCGGGTCGCCGCGGTCGCGAAGGACGGCATCCAGCTCATCGCGATCGCCCGCGTCACGGTGCGCGCGAACCTCGACCGGCTCGTCGGCGGCGCCGGGGAGGAGACGATCATCGCGCGTGTCGGCGAGGGAATGGTGAGCACCATCGGCTCGGCCGGCAGCCACAAGGAGGTGCTGGAGAACCCCGATCACATCTCGAAGAACATCCTCGCGCGCGGGCTCGACGCGGGCACGGCGTTCGAGATCCTCTCGATCGACATCGCGGACGTGGACGTGGGCGCGAACATCGGCGCGAAATTGCAGATCGACCAGGCGAACGCGGACAAACAGATCGCGCAGGCCAAGGCGGAGGAGCGCCGGGCGATGGCCGTGGCCCAGGAGCAGGAGATGCGGGCGCTGGTCGTGGAGGCCGAGGCGGACGTGCCGCGCGCCATGGCCGAGGCGTTCCGCTCGGGGAACCTCGGCATCTTCGATTATCACCGGATGCGGAACCTCGAGGCGGACACGTCCATGCGGCATTCGGTCGCGAACGACGTGTCGAGCGACGTCAGGCCCGCCATCGGGCAGACGCGCAGGTGA
- a CDS encoding SIMPL domain-containing protein: MRFGSVLAFVLLVPASFGLLGCGAGPHHGSRGAPHQAIRHITVVGQGEAKGSPDIARTSLGVEASAATVEEAMNQTSARMKAIMGALKKLGIEDKDLQTANFSIQVERPYVEPPMPMPAAAPSPAAPPAPAVKYRVSNTVEVTIRDVSKASQVLQAAVDAGANNVWSVSFGIDETKPLEAAAREKAVADAKARAEALAKLAGLELGPVISVSEVIGRGPIGPMPMFASAEAKWGGGGPPLAPGEVTYSTSIEVVFGIKKAPAPAEAKDD, from the coding sequence ATGCGCTTCGGTTCCGTGCTCGCGTTCGTCCTGCTCGTCCCCGCGTCATTCGGGCTGCTCGGCTGCGGCGCCGGGCCTCATCACGGCTCTCGCGGCGCGCCGCACCAGGCGATCCGCCACATCACCGTCGTCGGCCAGGGCGAGGCCAAGGGCAGCCCCGACATCGCGCGCACGAGCCTCGGCGTCGAGGCCTCGGCCGCGACGGTCGAGGAGGCGATGAACCAGACGAGCGCGCGGATGAAGGCGATCATGGGCGCGCTGAAGAAGCTCGGGATCGAGGACAAGGACCTGCAAACGGCGAATTTCTCGATTCAGGTCGAGCGACCCTACGTCGAGCCGCCGATGCCCATGCCCGCGGCCGCGCCTTCGCCCGCCGCGCCGCCCGCGCCGGCCGTGAAATACCGCGTCAGCAACACGGTGGAGGTGACGATCCGCGACGTGTCGAAGGCGAGCCAGGTGCTGCAGGCGGCCGTCGACGCGGGGGCGAACAACGTGTGGAGCGTGAGCTTCGGCATCGACGAGACGAAGCCGCTCGAGGCCGCGGCGCGGGAGAAGGCGGTCGCGGACGCGAAGGCGCGCGCCGAGGCGCTGGCGAAGCTCGCGGGGCTCGAGCTCGGGCCGGTGATCAGCGTGAGCGAGGTGATCGGCCGCGGCCCGATCGGCCCCATGCCGATGTTCGCGTCGGCCGAGGCGAAATGGGGCGGCGGCGGCCCGCCCCTCGCGCCGGGCGAGGTGACGTATTCGACCTCGATCGAGGTCGTCTTCGGCATCAAGAAGGCGCCCGCGCCTGCCGAGGCGAAGGACGACTGA